A genomic stretch from Bacteroidales bacterium includes:
- the ccsA gene encoding cytochrome c biogenesis protein CcsA, with protein MIINYTSTFVIIASCWIAGLILLYLPIKFLSVKKKVANLLLITGAAILLFYIGNLWFVLERPPFKTLGETRLWYAFFLAGIGLILYFIRKMSWVPFFSMSFAFLFLIINLIHPENFDKTLMPALQSLWFVPHVIVYIFAYSLLFASTIVAFKGLIGLYKKTYLPETLILADKIVFIGFGFLTFGLLFGALWAKEAWGNYWTWDPKETWSFLTWLLYLIYIHYRHYYKKAVKSPLFILTIAFIILLICWFGVNYLPSAANSVHTYTN; from the coding sequence ATGATAATAAATTATACGAGCACATTTGTAATTATTGCCAGTTGCTGGATAGCTGGCTTAATTTTATTGTATTTGCCAATAAAATTTTTATCTGTAAAGAAAAAAGTTGCTAATCTATTACTGATAACAGGAGCAGCAATTCTTCTTTTTTATATTGGTAATTTATGGTTTGTGCTGGAACGACCACCATTTAAAACTCTTGGAGAAACAAGATTGTGGTATGCTTTTTTTCTTGCAGGAATAGGACTTATATTGTACTTTATAAGAAAGATGTCATGGGTACCTTTTTTCAGTATGTCATTTGCTTTTCTTTTTCTTATCATTAATCTCATTCATCCCGAAAATTTTGATAAAACTCTGATGCCGGCACTGCAAAGTTTATGGTTTGTGCCACATGTTATTGTATATATTTTTGCATATTCACTTTTGTTTGCATCAACGATTGTAGCGTTTAAAGGATTGATAGGGCTGTACAAGAAAACGTATTTACCCGAAACTTTGATACTGGCAGATAAAATTGTATTCATCGGATTTGGATTTTTAACTTTCGGATTGCTTTTTGGCGCTCTATGGGCAAAAGAAGCATGGGGAAATTATTGGACATGGGACCCTAAAGAAACGTGGTCGTTCCTCACATGGTTGTTATATCTTATTTATATACATTACAGGCATTACTACAAGAAAGCCGTGAAATCTCCTCTTTTTATCCTTACAATAGCGTTTATAATATTATTGATTTGTTGGTTTGGTGTTAACTATTTGCCATCTGCTGCAAATAGTGTTCATACTTACACTAACTAA
- a CDS encoding cytochrome c biogenesis protein ResB: MSEITKKPLFVFPWRFTESFIIAFFIPAVGFIIEYLSKGAYFGMLSFPYNVSLFIVWIIIISVFHFFLKFDYVYWLSSTPAAIAAVSVYAIQVLLLGFIPQEVKDSNIIIQKLGLTHITQSLQFIFSVFFLLIVLSFTILKRIKSFNKRNFGFFLNHFGLLVIIVAGSFGASDKTVLSLNMQEGDKLGIAFDNKYQHHKLPFKIELVDFIMETYNPELMMCRGKSKFISDKDGKTLFKVDNLLRYTIGHYEVFINKYLKSCKPSGSEYVPLDYMGATSAANIDVFDKEKNNIKIASGWISCGSIIFNSQILPIDTNLIIGMNEPQPKKYISKVRIYHKDGKVENETIEVNKPLKVDGWYIYQSGYDNEMGRWSTVSVLEFVNDPWLYVVYIGIFFLMAGACFMIWYDKLK, translated from the coding sequence ATGAGCGAAATAACCAAAAAACCACTTTTTGTTTTTCCCTGGAGATTTACTGAAAGTTTTATTATTGCTTTCTTTATACCGGCAGTTGGTTTTATTATAGAATATTTAAGCAAGGGCGCTTATTTTGGAATGCTTTCTTTTCCTTATAATGTTAGTTTATTTATAGTATGGATAATAATTATTTCAGTATTTCATTTTTTTCTAAAATTTGATTATGTTTATTGGTTGTCGAGTACACCTGCTGCGATAGCTGCTGTTTCGGTGTATGCCATACAAGTTCTTTTACTGGGATTTATTCCGCAAGAAGTTAAGGATTCCAATATTATTATTCAGAAGTTGGGCTTGACACATATTACGCAAAGTTTACAATTTATTTTTTCCGTATTTTTTTTATTGATTGTTCTTTCATTTACAATTTTAAAACGCATAAAGTCATTTAATAAAAGAAATTTTGGTTTTTTTCTTAATCATTTTGGGTTGCTTGTAATAATTGTTGCCGGCTCATTTGGTGCATCTGACAAAACTGTTCTTTCGCTAAATATGCAGGAAGGGGATAAGCTTGGAATAGCTTTCGATAATAAATATCAACACCATAAATTACCATTCAAAATTGAACTTGTTGATTTTATCATGGAAACTTATAATCCGGAATTAATGATGTGTCGTGGAAAATCGAAATTTATTTCAGATAAAGATGGAAAAACTCTCTTCAAAGTTGATAATTTATTGAGGTACACTATCGGGCACTATGAAGTTTTTATTAATAAATATCTTAAATCATGCAAACCATCGGGAAGCGAATATGTTCCTCTTGATTATATGGGAGCAACATCTGCCGCAAATATTGACGTTTTTGACAAAGAAAAGAATAACATAAAAATTGCTTCAGGTTGGATTAGTTGTGGAAGTATAATTTTTAATTCCCAAATATTACCGATTGATACAAACCTTATAATTGGCATGAATGAACCACAACCGAAAAAATATATTTCAAAAGTCAGAATTTATCATAAAGATGGAAAAGTGGAAAACGAAACTATTGAAGTAAATAAACCATTAAAAGTTGACGGATGGTATATTTATCAGTCGGGTTATGATAATGAAATGGGCAGATGGTCAACAGTTAGTGTATTGGAATTTGTAAATGACCCATGGCTATACGTTGTATATATTGGCATATTCTTTCTTATGGCAGGAGCATGTTTTATGATATGGTACGATAAATTAAAATGA